DNA from Thermoleophilum album:
CCCTCAAGGTCGCCGAAACCTTCAGCACCTTCGCCGGCCTCTTCCCAGGACGCATCGACCTCGGCATCGGTCGCGCCCCCGGCACCGACGCGATCACTGCCTACGCCCTCCAACGCGACCGCCGCCAGCCCGCGCCCGACGACTTCCCCGAGCAGCTCGCCGAGCTCCTCGGCTACCTGCGCGACGGGCTGCCCGCCGACCACCCCTTCACCCGCTACGCCAGCTTGCTACCCGGTCTCCCTGAGCGCCCCGAAGTGTGGCTGCTCGGCTCCTCGCCCCAAAGCGCCGTGTGGGCCGCCGATCTCGGCCTGCCGTACGCCTTCGCCGACTTCATCAACCCACACGGCGCAGCGATCGTCGCCGACTACCGGCTCCGCTGCGCGCAGGGCGGCATCGAACCACGGGTAGCCGTAGGCGTACTCACCCTCTGCGCCGAAACCGACGAGGAGGCGGAGCGACTAGCCGCCCCCGCCCGCATGCTCGGCTCGCTACTGCGCCGCGGACAGCTGATACCGGTCCCCACCGTCGAGCGTGCGCTCGCCTACCTAGCCGGTCGTCCCCGCCGCCCCGGCGCCAGCGGGCGGCGGGCGATCGTCGGGTCACCAGGAACCGTCAGGCGAGGACTAGAGGAGGTCGCGCGTGAGTACCGCGCCGACGAGTTGATCCTGCTCACCATCTGTCATGACCACGCCGATCGCGTCCGCTCTTACGAGCTGATCGCCGCAGCGTTCGCCCTCACCGAGGGCGCACGAACAACGATCGACGGCGAGCTGACGCACGCCCGCGCCAGCCGGCGCTAACCGCGCAGCCCGCTAGCCGCAGCCCGTGTTGTTGCCGCAGCTCGAGCAGGTGTAGCAGGCGCCGGTGCGCTGCATGATCCCGCCGCACTCGCGGCACGCCGGCCCGAGATCCAGTCCTTGCAGCCTCGCCGGTACCGTCGGGGGCTCGTCGGTGAGCGCTGTCGCCGCCGGTACCGCACCGGCGCCCTCGCGCCCGCGGGTACCGGTGGTCGCCGCACCGTCGCGCCGATCCGCCCCGCCGTTGGCGCCGTTCGCGCCGTTGCCGGAACCGTCACCCGTCGCCTCCAGTGCCGGCCCCGCCGTGTCGCCGCGCAAAAGCGCTTCCTGGCGTGCCTTGCGCGCCCGCACCTCGGGCGTCAAGATGCCGAGCTCCTCTTGGATATCCGCATCGAGGAAGCGCGAGGCGAGCCAGCGCATGATGTAGTCGGGCAGCGACTTCGCGAAGGGGATCTCGGGGTTCGTGGTGATCCCCTCGGGATCGAAGCGCATGTAGCTGAACTTGCGCACCAGCGTCTCGAGCGGCACGCCGTATTGGAGCGCGATCGAGATCGCCGTCGCGAACGCGTTCATCATGCCGCGCAGCGTCGAGCCTTCCTTACCGATATCGGTCAGGAAGATCTCGCCGACCGTGCCGTCCTCGTACATGCCGGCGGTGATGTAGCCCTCGTGGCCGGCGATCGAGAACTTGTGCGTGATCGACTGCCGCTCGCGCGGCATCCGCCGCCGCACCGGGCGCCACTCCTGCTGCTCAGCGGCACCGCCCGCCGACTTGTTGGCGGCATCCTCCCGTGAGCTCTTGTTGGTGCGCAGAGCCTGTGCCGTCTTCGAGCCGTCGCGGTAGATCGCCAGTGCCTTCAGGCCAAGTTTCCAGCCCTCGATGTAGAGGCGTTCGATCTCCTCGACCGTCGTCTGCTCGGGCAGGTTCACGGTCTTCGAGATGGCGCCGGAAAGGAATGGCTGGGCCGCCGCCATCATCTTCAAGTGACCCTCCGGCGAGATCGCGCGCTCGCCGACCGCCACGTCGAACACCGGCAGGTGCTCCTCGCGCAGGCCTGGCGCCCCGACGATCGTGCCGTGCTCGTGCAGGTAAGCCTCGATCTGCTCGATCTGGTGGTCCGAGTAGCCGAGCGTACGGAGCGCCAGCGGCACCGTGCGGTTGACGATCGTCATCCGCCCGCCACCGACCAGCTCCTTCACCTTCACGAGCGAGAAGTCCGGCTCGATCCCGGTCGTGTCGCAATCCATCAGGAAGGAGATCGTTCCGGTCGGCGCCAGCACCGTCGCTTGGGCGTTGCGGTAGCCGTGCCGCTCGCCGGCCTCGACCGCGTCCTCCCAGGTTGCACGCGCCGCCTCGAGGAGCTCGCGGTCCGGGCAGTGGCGATCAGGGATCGCGTACGCGGCCGCCAGGTGCTTGCGCATCACCCGCAGGTGCGGCTCGCGGTTTTCCGCGAAACGCTCGTACGGCCCGAGCGCCGCTGCCACCTCGGCCGAGGTGCGGTAGGCACGCCCAGTCATCAGCGCCGTGATCGCCGCGCACAACGCTCGACCCTCGTCGGAGTCGTAGGGCAGCGCGTTGGCCATCAAAAGCGCGCCGAGGTTGGCGTAGCCGAGCCCGAGCTGGCGGAAGGCGCGGGCGTTGCGTGCGATCTCCTCGGTCGGGTAGCTCGACGGCGTGACGATGATCTCCTGCGCGAGGATCATCACGTCGACGACGTGCTCGAAGGCCTCGACGTCGAACGAGCCGTCCTCGCGGCGGAACTTCAGAAGGTTGATCGACGCGAGGTTGCACGCCGAGTCGTCGACGTGCATGTACTCGGAGCACGGGTTGGAGGCGTTGATGCGCCCCGAGTTTGGGCAGGTGTGCCAGTCGTTGATCGTGGTGTCGTACTGGATGCCAGGGTCAGCGCAGCGCCAAGCGGCCTCCGCCATCTCGCGCAGCAGCTGGCGCGCGTCGACGCGCTCGATCACCTCACCGGTGGTGCGCGCCGTCAGCTCCCACAGCTCGCCGCGCTCGACGCGACGCATGAACTCGTCGCTGACACGCACCGAGTTGTTGGCGTTCTGGTACTGGATCGACGCGAAGTCCTCGCCGTCGATCGACATGTCGAAACCGGCATCGCGAAGCACGCGCGCCTTCTCTTCCTCGCGCGCCTTGCACCAAATGAACTCGCGAATGTCGGGATGGTCGACGTCGAGCACCACCATCTTGGCGGCCCGGCGCGTCTTGCCTCCCGACTTGATCGTCCCCGCCCAAGCGTCGGCACCGCGCATGAACGACACCGGCCCGCTCGCGTAGCCGCCCTTCGAGAGCTGCTCCTTGGAGCTGCGGATGCGCGAGAGGTTGATCCCCGAACCGGATCCACCGCGGAAGATCAAGCCTTCCTTGGTGTTCCACTCGAGGATCGACTCCATCGTGTCCTCGACCGAGAGGATGAAGCAGGCCGAGCACTGCGGGTGTTCCTCGAAGCCGACGTTGAACCAGACCGGCGAGTTGAACGCCGCCATCTGGTGCAGGAGGATGTGCGTGAGCTCAGCCTCAAAGGCCTCGGCGTCCTCCTCGCTCGCGAAGTATCCGAGCTCCCGCCCCCAGCGCGCGATCGTTCCGGCCACGCGGCCGATCATCTGCTTGACCGAGCGCTCGCGTTCGGGCGAGTCGAGGCGCCCGCGGAAGTACTTCTGGGCGACGATATTCGTCGCGTTCTGCGACCAGAACTTCGGGAACTCAACTCCTTCTTGACGGAACGCCGGGTTCTTGGGATCGCCGATCACCGCGTCCCGCAGCTCCCACTCGACGCAGTCGAAGGGGTGGATGCCCGGCTGCGTGAAGCGCCGCTCGATCGCAAGCCCCCGACCGGTGCTGCGGACCGATAGACGTGTGGCGCTGCTGCTGCTGCGGGACATCTCCTTCACCCCTCCTGGCTGAAGCTAGTGTGGCATCTGAACGGAACCGGGACGACCATCCTGGCGCGCCCGGCGGACGTACCAAGCTGCCCGCTCGGCGACCGGCGCTGGTGCCCGCTCAGGCCGCCGCTTTAACGGCGGACAGGGTCTTCTCGAGACCTTCGGCGAGCGTCGTGCGCGCCTGCCACCCGAGTTCGCGTGCGGCGCGAGAGGAGTCGAGAGCGATGTGGCGGACTTCGCCCAGCCGCGGCGGCGCATACTCCGGCTCGAAGGGCGCGTGCGCGTGTGGCGCGAGCGCCTTGATCAGCTCGAGCACACTGGTCTCGACACCCGTGCCGATGTTGAACGCACCGGTTGCCTCGCAGTTTGCCGCGAGCAGGTTGGCCTCGACGACGTCGCCGACGTAGACGTAGTCGCGCGTCTGGTGTCCGTCGCCGTAGACCGTCGGCCGCTCGCCGGCAACCAGCCGACCACAGAAGATCGCGATCACCCCCGCCTCGCCGAGGGGGTCCTGTCGGGGGCCGTAGACGTTGCCGTAGCGCAGCGAGATCGTCGAGAGCCCGTGCAGGCGACGGAAGAGCTCGCAGTAGCCCTCGGCTGCAAACTTCGACTGACCGTAGGGGGCCTCGGGCGCCACCGGGTGATTCTCGGGGGCTGGCAAGATCTGGCCCTCGCCGTAGATCGCGCCACCGGTCGAGCTGTTGACGACCCGACGGGCTCCCGTCGCGCGTGCCGCCTCGAGAACATTGATCGTTCCCTCGACGTTCACCCGCGCGTCGTACGCCGGATCGGCAGTCGACTTGCGCACGTCGATCTGCGCTGCCAGGTGAAAGACAACCTCGGGTCGCGCTTCTTCGAACGCCTCCAGCAGCGCCTGGCGATCGCAGATGTCGAGTTCGACCAAGCGCGCACCGCGCGCGAGCGCGCCTGCGAGGTTTGAGCGGCGACCGGTCGAGAGGTTGTCGATCGCGACGACCTCGTGCCCCTCTTCAAGTAGGGCGTCGACGAGGTTCGACCCAATGAAACCGGCGCCGCCGGTGACCACTGCGCGCATCGCCCGGTCATGCTACCCGCGGTGGGCCGGTCGGCGCTGGTACGTTGGCGTCGGTGAGCGGCCTCTTCGTCACCTTCGAAGGTCTTGATCGCTCCGGCAAAACAACCCAAGCGCGGATGCTCGCGGAAGCGCTTGGCGAGAGGGCGCTTTTGGTGCGCGAGCCAGGTGGCACCGAGCTCGGCGAGCGGCTACGCGAGTTACTCAAAGACGAGCGCGTCGCGATCGAACCCCCGGTCGAGGCGCTTCTGTTCGCTGCCGCACGCGGTCAACTGGCGGCCGAGGTAATCCGACCGGCGCTCGCGAATGGGCGGGTGGTGGTCTGCGATCGCTTCCTCGACTCCTCGCTCGCCTACCAGGGCGCGGCGCGGGGCCTTGGGATCGAGGCGGTGGAAGCGATCAACGACTTCGCTCTAGACGGGCTTCGTCCCGATCTCACCTTCCTGCTCGAGATCGACCCCGCCGCGGCGGCCCAGCGCGACGGCACGAGCGACCGTTTCGAAGCTGCCGGCAGTGACTTCCAGCAGGCTGTCGCGGCCGCCTACCGTGCGCTCGCCGAACGTTTCCCCGAACGCTACGTCCGGCTCGACGCGACGTTGCCGGTAACCGAGTTGCATGGCCTTATCTACGCGCGCGTGCGCGCTGCGTTGGCCGCCGGCGCGGGGTCGCGACGGGAGGCGCTGGCGTGAGCGCTGCCGCAAGCTCCGGTGCGGCACCGCTCGCAGCGAGCGCTGAGCAGACAACCCGCACAGGCGGCTTGGCCCGGGAGCATCCAGGCCTGCCGACCGCGGTGAACACGTTGCTCGCCGAGCAACCCCACGCCCGCACGGTGCTCGCCCACGACCTACGAGCAGGACCGCTCCACGCCTACTTGTTCCACGGGCCCGAGGGCACCGGCAAGCGCGAGTGCGCACGCTGGTTCGCGGCCGAGATCCTGGCGCTGGGTGCGAACGATCCCGAGCGGGCGCGGCGCGCTGCTCTAGCCGGAACCCACCCCGACCTCGTGTGGGTGGTGCCGACCGGTGCGCACGGTATGCGCGTCGAAGACGTGGACGGCCCGGTGGTCGCTGCGGTCTCCCAAACACCGCTCGCTGGGTCGCGGCGGGTGTTCGTGATCGAGCGCGCGGAGGCGATGAGCGGAGACGTCGCCAACCGCCTCTTGAAGACTCTCGAGGAACCACCTGCCTACGCCCACCTGATCCTCGTTAGTGATCAGCTCGGCCGCGTCCTGGAAACGGTCGTCTCACGCTGCCGCACGGTGCGCTTCGATCCGCTTCCGGCGGCCTCGATCGAGGGACGCTTGCGCGCCGAGGGCGTGGATCCCGAGCGAGCAAGACAGAGCGCACGGCTCGCCCTTGGCAGTTTGGCGCGGGCGCGCCGGCTGGCGTCGGCGGATGGGCAGGAGCTGCTCGAGCTGGCGCGGAAGATCGTCGACGCGTGGCTTCGGGGAGACGTCGGCGCGGAGTTGCAGAGCGAGCTCCTGGCGCGTGCGCGGGGCGCCGGCGAGCGCGCGGCGCAGCGCGCCAAGCAAAAGTTCGAAGCCCTGATCGAAGGTGCTGGCCGCGGCCGTCGGAGCCTCGAACGAGAACTCGATGAGCTCGCCCGCCGCGAGGTCCGAAGGGAGCAGAACGCGACCATTTCGTTGGCATTGCTGCTCTGCGAACTGGTGCTGCGCGAGCGGCTGTTCTCCGCACTGCCCGCGAGCGCAGGGGCCGCTGGCGAGGGAGCCGGAGCCGCGACGGCGGGAGCGGGCTTCCCGGCTGCGGCGCGCTCGCTGGTGGGCGTGCTCGACAGGATCGAGCGCGCGCGGCTCGCCTTGCGACTGAACCCCAGCCAGGAGCTGCTACTCGAGGCGCTCTCGATCGAGTGCGCAGGTGACCTCGCGCGCGAGCTCGGCGACTGAGCTCGTGGCAACGGCGCCCGCACGCCACTCCAGAACGAGGCTGGCACGCAAGGAAGAGGTCACGCGACCGGGCGGCACGCTCGCACGCACCGCCAACAGCTGGCCGTCGCGGCCAACGAAGGCTGCACCGATCGGAAACCGCATCCCGAAAGTGTGGATGCTCCTGCATCGCTGCAGAGCGATCACGACGTCGACCGGCAAGCTTGCGAGCCCGGCGAGCCCCAAGAGGCGCGCACATATCGTCTCCGCCACTACGACCCTCAAGTCGTGCACTGCGATGGTGCGCAGTCCGCGGAACCTTCGCGGCAAGGGCGGTCGTGCTACGTACACGTTGTTAAAGAAGCCCCTGCGCTACCGATCTCGCCCCCGCGCGAGAACGGCTCCCACCCGGGGCTAGACTGCGCCAGCGGTGCCGCCGTAGCTCAGTGGCCAGAGCACGCGCCTCGTAAGCGCGGGGTCGTGGGTTCGAATCCCACCGGCGGCTTCGCAGGCGGGCAAAGCGGAACGGAGAGCCGAGTTGTCCTACTTCCAGCGCGTTCGTATGTACTCGCTCGCCGAGCTGACGGTCTTCGCGGCGTTGCTCGTGGTGTGGCTGGGATCGCTCTCCGAGCGCTGGGAAGCGATCCTCGGCTGGACCCACGGCATCGGCTGGATCGGCCTGTGCTTGGCCGTCGCGCACGGTTGCCGACGCGGCCTGTTCCCCTGGTGGTTGCTGGGCGCGACGGTCTCGCCGCTCGGCCCAGTTGGCAGCACGATCGGCTTCGAGCTGTTGGCGCGGAGCGCACAACGGAGATCGCTCGACGCCTCTTGACGTGATCCGCGCCGGTGCCGCTCAATCTCCCCAACACGCTGACGATCATCCGCATCCTGTTGGTGCCGGTGTTGGTCGTGGTGTTGGCGCTTGAGGCGCACGGTGGCTCACTGATCGCAGCCGCCGTATTCGCCCTTGCCGCTCTGACCGACGGTCTCGACGGGTGGATCGCGCGGTCGCGCCATGCCGTCACGACCTTCGGCAAGGTGATGGACCCGGTGGCCGACAAGCTGCTCGTCGCCGCCGCGCTGCTGGCCCTAGTGGGGCTCGGTCGGCTGGAGGCATGGGTCGCGATGGTCGTGATCGCACGCGAGTTCGCGGTCTCGGCGCTACGCGTCGCAGCAGGCCAGCAGGGGATCGTGATCCCCGCGAGCCTTCTGGGCAAGCTCAAGACGATTGTGCAGGTCGCCGCGGTGACTGCGCTGATCGCGGCCCCCGATCCGCAGGCAGTGATCGTCCGGGTGCTGGTCTGGGCGATGGTTGCGGTTACCGTCCTCTCCGGCGTCGACTACTTCGTCAACTTCCGTCGCCGCCTAGAACTCGGCGTCGGTGACCGGCGAAGACCGGGGTAACTGGTCGCTGGGGCCGGTTTGTGGGGGTCGGCGGACGCGCTCCGTGGGGCCGCGCAGTGATCGCTCAAGGCGTCGGGAGCGAGCGGGCGAGGCGGGCCCGCAGCTCCGCCAGCGAACTGCCGTGGTCTTCCAAGGCATCTGCCATCGCCGGCCCGTAGATCGCGATCAGCGCCTCGAGCACGTCCGCGGTGTCGGCACAATCCCCGCCGCGCCGGTTCGCTGAGGCGACCGAGCGGGCGACGACCTCGTCGACCACCCGCGGACCGAGACCAGGGGCTCCCGTTCGCTGCGCCAAGGTCAGCGGGGCATCGGCAGCGAGCCGCCGCTCGCCGACGCCGAGCGCCTGCAACGCCTGGCCAGCGCGTCCGTGCAGGCGCAGCGCGCGCAACCAGCGGTCGACCTCCTCGCTTACGTCGCGAGCGAACGGGAGAGCAGTCGCCACGATCGCGATACAGAGCGCCGCGTCTTGGGTCAAGGCCGGGCGGCCGTCGCTGTGCTCATTGCGAGCGAGCTCGTCGCGCAGTTCCATTGCGCGTTGCATCGGTCGGCTCGTCGGCAACCTTGAGCGCCTGCGCTGCGAGCGCGCGGCGCACAGCTCACTGCGGCAGGGTCTCGCGCGCCTCCAGCCACTCCCGCATCGTCACGTGGTGCAGCACGTGACCGCCACCCGCGAGCTCCCGTCGCAGTTCGCCGACCAGCCCCGAACGCTCGGCGACGACGTTGTGGCGGTGGATCGTTTCGAGGTTCTCTTGGCGGGCATGGATGAAACAGTCGTCCCCGAGATGGCCGTAGCGCTCCACCGCCTGCCGCACCATCTCGCGCACGCAGTCCTCGACGAAGCGCGGCGTACGGTGGGCGCGTTCGACCACCAACGCTTCATCCGGGCGTTTCATCAGCTCGTAGATCTCCGAGCTCATCGAGCTCTCGACGATCGCCAGCAGGTCGGTCGCCTCCACACCCTCTGCACAGCTCTCGGTGGCGCCGATGTGGAGGGTGCCGATCCCCCGCTGGTTGTGCGTCGCGACGGGCACTTCGCGCAAAACCGCTGCCGCCTCGTGCGCTGCGATCCCCGCTTGCTCGAGGCGCCGTAGGGCGCGGTCCAGCACAAGCTCCTGAGCGCAGGGACAGGCAGTCATGCCCTGCGCCTGCACACCGACTATCCGCCGGGTGCCGCGCTCGGACGCCACGGCGACGCCGAACATCGTGTAGATCTCCTGCGTGGGTACGCCGGAAGCGGGCGCAGGCCGCGAGATCGGATAGCGGGCGGCGATTCGTGCTTCCGCTCGCAGGCCGCGTTGCCGCTCCCGCACGCGCTCGGCAATGTGCGCGGCGAGCGTCTCGGCCTTGAACGCTTCGCCCAGCACGACCTCGTCGATCGCCTCGTTGACGACCTCCTCGAACCGCGACATGTGCGCGCCTTTTTGGTCGGGCGGCAGGTCGACGAAGCACTCCAGCTGGGCGTAGTAGAGCTGCTCGTCGCCATCGCTTCTTACGCGCAAAACCTTCTCCACGCCGGTCACGCCGACACGCGTCAGGCTGACGGTGGAAAGCGGACGCCGCGCCTGCACGTCCGGTACCTCGATGGCGCGCAGCTCGCCCATTGCCGCCGGAAGATATCGGGCGGCGACTACCGGTCGGCCGCGTAAGCGCCGCGTGCTTCCGCCGGCGTGGGTATATTCCCGCTCGGCCCGACGCCCGCCCCCGGTCGGGCGCGGCTCCTCGCGACTCGTGTCGCGACGCCCCGGAGTGGGGCTTCCAGAGGGAATTCGTAGGAGTGAGCGGTAACCCTCCGCGGAGGGAAGACCTATGGGCGTCTCGAAGGAGCGAGGGTTGGAGGACACGAACGTCGCAGTCGCGTTGCTCGACGAGCACGACCAGCTGGCGGCACCGGGCGAAGCGCTCGCTCGGCTCACAGCTGAAGCACGGGAGCGCGGGTACGTAACGGCCGAGGAAGTCGCGGCCTGCGTGGAGGAGCTCGACCTCGACAGCGACTCTCTACGCGAGCTGCTGGGGCAGCTGCAGGAGGCCGGTGTCGAGGTCGTCGCTACTGACGATCGGCTCGACGAACAGGGAGCCTTAGGCGGGGCCGCCGACTCGCTCTCCGAGGAAACCGCACAGCGCCTCGGTTTGCCCGCTCCGGAAGCCGAAGAGACAAGCCTCGACTCGCTGCGGCTCTACCTGCGTTCGATCGGTCGCGTCGACCTGCTCACGGCCGAGCAAGAGGTCGAGCTCGCCAAGCGCATCGAGCGGGGCGACATGGCCGCCAAGCAGCACATGATCGAGGCCAACCTGCGCCTCGTCGTGTCGATCGCGAAGGGCTATCTCGGCCGGGGCTTGTCGTTCCTCGACCTCATCCAGGAGGGCTCGCTGGGGCTGATTCGGGCGGTAGAAAAGTTCGACTGGCGGCGCGGTTACAAGTTCTCGACCTACGCGACCTGGTGGATCCGTCAGGCGGTGACGCGTGCGATCGCCGACAAGGCGCGGACGATCCGCATCCCCGTCCACATGGTCGAAAAGATGAACAAGGTGAGCCAGGTCGAGCGGCAGCTTGTGCAGGAGCACGGGCGCGAGCCCACGCCCGAGGAGATCGCTGCCGAGCTGGGCTGGGAGGTAGCCGACGTACGGGAGATTTTGCGCGTTGCGCAGGCCCCGGTCTCGCTCGACAAGCCGGTCGGCGAGGAGGAGGACTCGCAGCTCGGCGACTTCGTCGAGGACGAGGATGCGGAGTCGCCGTTCGAAGAGGTTTCGCAAGCGATCCGTCGGGAAAGCGTGTGGCGTGCGCTGGCTGCGCTGCCACCCCGCGAGCGCGAGGTGTTGGAGCTGCGTTACGGGTTGCGCGGTAACCGCTCGCTGACGCTCGAAGAGGTCGGTCGCGCCTTCGGCGTCACGCGCGAGCGCATCCGCCAAATCGAGAACAACACCTTGCGCAAGCTCCAACAACTGCCCGAGGCGCAGGCGCTCCGCGACGCCGT
Protein-coding regions in this window:
- the tmk gene encoding dTMP kinase, whose amino-acid sequence is MSGLFVTFEGLDRSGKTTQARMLAEALGERALLVREPGGTELGERLRELLKDERVAIEPPVEALLFAAARGQLAAEVIRPALANGRVVVCDRFLDSSLAYQGAARGLGIEAVEAINDFALDGLRPDLTFLLEIDPAAAAQRDGTSDRFEAAGSDFQQAVAAAYRALAERFPERYVRLDATLPVTELHGLIYARVRAALAAGAGSRREALA
- a CDS encoding NAD-dependent epimerase/dehydratase family protein translates to MRAVVTGGAGFIGSNLVDALLEEGHEVVAIDNLSTGRRSNLAGALARGARLVELDICDRQALLEAFEEARPEVVFHLAAQIDVRKSTADPAYDARVNVEGTINVLEAARATGARRVVNSSTGGAIYGEGQILPAPENHPVAPEAPYGQSKFAAEGYCELFRRLHGLSTISLRYGNVYGPRQDPLGEAGVIAIFCGRLVAGERPTVYGDGHQTRDYVYVGDVVEANLLAANCEATGAFNIGTGVETSVLELIKALAPHAHAPFEPEYAPPRLGEVRHIALDSSRAARELGWQARTTLAEGLEKTLSAVKAAA
- a CDS encoding vitamin B12-dependent ribonucleotide reductase, which produces MSRSSSSATRLSVRSTGRGLAIERRFTQPGIHPFDCVEWELRDAVIGDPKNPAFRQEGVEFPKFWSQNATNIVAQKYFRGRLDSPERERSVKQMIGRVAGTIARWGRELGYFASEEDAEAFEAELTHILLHQMAAFNSPVWFNVGFEEHPQCSACFILSVEDTMESILEWNTKEGLIFRGGSGSGINLSRIRSSKEQLSKGGYASGPVSFMRGADAWAGTIKSGGKTRRAAKMVVLDVDHPDIREFIWCKAREEEKARVLRDAGFDMSIDGEDFASIQYQNANNSVRVSDEFMRRVERGELWELTARTTGEVIERVDARQLLREMAEAAWRCADPGIQYDTTINDWHTCPNSGRINASNPCSEYMHVDDSACNLASINLLKFRREDGSFDVEAFEHVVDVMILAQEIIVTPSSYPTEEIARNARAFRQLGLGYANLGALLMANALPYDSDEGRALCAAITALMTGRAYRTSAEVAAALGPYERFAENREPHLRVMRKHLAAAYAIPDRHCPDRELLEAARATWEDAVEAGERHGYRNAQATVLAPTGTISFLMDCDTTGIEPDFSLVKVKELVGGGRMTIVNRTVPLALRTLGYSDHQIEQIEAYLHEHGTIVGAPGLREEHLPVFDVAVGERAISPEGHLKMMAAAQPFLSGAISKTVNLPEQTTVEEIERLYIEGWKLGLKALAIYRDGSKTAQALRTNKSSREDAANKSAGGAAEQQEWRPVRRRMPRERQSITHKFSIAGHEGYITAGMYEDGTVGEIFLTDIGKEGSTLRGMMNAFATAISIALQYGVPLETLVRKFSYMRFDPEGITTNPEIPFAKSLPDYIMRWLASRFLDADIQEELGILTPEVRARKARQEALLRGDTAGPALEATGDGSGNGANGANGGADRRDGAATTGTRGREGAGAVPAATALTDEPPTVPARLQGLDLGPACRECGGIMQRTGACYTCSSCGNNTGCG
- a CDS encoding ATP-binding protein, with translation MSAAASSGAAPLAASAEQTTRTGGLAREHPGLPTAVNTLLAEQPHARTVLAHDLRAGPLHAYLFHGPEGTGKRECARWFAAEILALGANDPERARRAALAGTHPDLVWVVPTGAHGMRVEDVDGPVVAAVSQTPLAGSRRVFVIERAEAMSGDVANRLLKTLEEPPAYAHLILVSDQLGRVLETVVSRCRTVRFDPLPAASIEGRLRAEGVDPERARQSARLALGSLARARRLASADGQELLELARKIVDAWLRGDVGAELQSELLARARGAGERAAQRAKQKFEALIEGAGRGRRSLERELDELARREVRREQNATISLALLLCELVLRERLFSALPASAGAAGEGAGAATAGAGFPAAARSLVGVLDRIERARLALRLNPSQELLLEALSIECAGDLARELGD
- a CDS encoding DUF192 domain-containing protein — protein: MPRRFRGLRTIAVHDLRVVVAETICARLLGLAGLASLPVDVVIALQRCRSIHTFGMRFPIGAAFVGRDGQLLAVRASVPPGRVTSSLRASLVLEWRAGAVATSSVAELAREVTCALDRERLE
- the mptA gene encoding GTP cyclohydrolase MptA, giving the protein MGELRAIEVPDVQARRPLSTVSLTRVGVTGVEKVLRVRSDGDEQLYYAQLECFVDLPPDQKGAHMSRFEEVVNEAIDEVVLGEAFKAETLAAHIAERVRERQRGLRAEARIAARYPISRPAPASGVPTQEIYTMFGVAVASERGTRRIVGVQAQGMTACPCAQELVLDRALRRLEQAGIAAHEAAAVLREVPVATHNQRGIGTLHIGATESCAEGVEATDLLAIVESSMSSEIYELMKRPDEALVVERAHRTPRFVEDCVREMVRQAVERYGHLGDDCFIHARQENLETIHRHNVVAERSGLVGELRRELAGGGHVLHHVTMREWLEARETLPQ
- the pgsA gene encoding CDP-diacylglycerol--glycerol-3-phosphate 3-phosphatidyltransferase; protein product: MPLNLPNTLTIIRILLVPVLVVVLALEAHGGSLIAAAVFALAALTDGLDGWIARSRHAVTTFGKVMDPVADKLLVAAALLALVGLGRLEAWVAMVVIAREFAVSALRVAAGQQGIVIPASLLGKLKTIVQVAAVTALIAAPDPQAVIVRVLVWAMVAVTVLSGVDYFVNFRRRLELGVGDRRRPG
- the rpoD gene encoding RNA polymerase sigma factor RpoD; this encodes MGVSKERGLEDTNVAVALLDEHDQLAAPGEALARLTAEARERGYVTAEEVAACVEELDLDSDSLRELLGQLQEAGVEVVATDDRLDEQGALGGAADSLSEETAQRLGLPAPEAEETSLDSLRLYLRSIGRVDLLTAEQEVELAKRIERGDMAAKQHMIEANLRLVVSIAKGYLGRGLSFLDLIQEGSLGLIRAVEKFDWRRGYKFSTYATWWIRQAVTRAIADKARTIRIPVHMVEKMNKVSQVERQLVQEHGREPTPEEIAAELGWEVADVREILRVAQAPVSLDKPVGEEEDSQLGDFVEDEDAESPFEEVSQAIRRESVWRALAALPPREREVLELRYGLRGNRSLTLEEVGRAFGVTRERIRQIENNTLRKLQQLPEAQALRDAV
- a CDS encoding LLM class flavin-dependent oxidoreductase: MSVVRLSVLDQSPISEGSDPAEALRNSVDLARRCDELGYHRYWVAEHHATPALACASPEALIGPIAQATTGIRVGSGGVMLPHYSPLKVAETFSTFAGLFPGRIDLGIGRAPGTDAITAYALQRDRRQPAPDDFPEQLAELLGYLRDGLPADHPFTRYASLLPGLPERPEVWLLGSSPQSAVWAADLGLPYAFADFINPHGAAIVADYRLRCAQGGIEPRVAVGVLTLCAETDEEAERLAAPARMLGSLLRRGQLIPVPTVERALAYLAGRPRRPGASGRRAIVGSPGTVRRGLEEVAREYRADELILLTICHDHADRVRSYELIAAAFALTEGARTTIDGELTHARASRR